The DNA sequence AATCTAACTATATGTAAAACTCAAAAATTTAGAAGGGGTGATTTTACTTACTAGTTGGTGTCAAACCACTTGGTCAATTCCATAGCTGGTACGGATGCATTCCCTCTTGCCATTGAGAAGTAAACATCAAACCCAATCTCCCCGCCATTCCAATTATATCTAGCAGGAACTGCCCCGAGCATGGCTGTTGTATCCAGCACTTGATCATAGTATGAGAAGGTGTTGCTTGGAATATACTTTGTACCAGCTTCGGCCATCTGCTTCCAGATAGCAGACCTAAGGTCTGCAGCAACCTGCTGCAGCTCCTCAGCACTACTCTTTCCATCCCAAAAGGATTCCAAGGAAAATTTAAGCTCTCTCTTGGGTCCTATGCGTGGATAACCAACAATATGAGATGCCATTGCTCTGTCATTGCAATATTCAAATCCACAATTTCAATATACAGTTACAAACGAAGAGTAAGGCTACAATGTATAGCATGTGGTTTTCCATGTTAGGTTTCACTGATTATGGCCAGAATACAAATAGATGTGAGACGACTATAATTGACATTACACCTCCACTAGAACATCTAGTCATGGAATCTGAATTTAGAACACCATTCATCAGATTGTTTATGTACTTTCCCCATAAAGGTGAATGAACTATCTGGAACTAAATCCACATCATTCCAGATATGTGAATTTTCATAGATTAAATTGTAGCACAAATATGAACGTTCTATTTGTATGTTTTTCTAAATTCAGATTCCATAACTAGATGTTGTAGTGGAGGTGTAATGTCAGTCTATCTCATCTATTTGTATTCTGGCCCTAATCAATGAAACCTAACATGCATGCTATACATTGTTATACATTGTTATACATTGTAGCATTACTGCCAGATAATAAAACTACATAAGAACACAGTCAGCCTAGGCATCATCTAAACCATTTGATGTCCACGAAACGCAAAGACAGGTTTGAAAAGAACGAAAAGAGCTACTCATCTTTGAAGTGGGCCCAAACGCGATCCAACCGCTGAAGATGATGCTactgataccaaatgatgacaAATGGTTCGGTAGAACATTCTCGAACCCTCGTTCTCGCAGCGGAACTGGTGAATGATCGGTGAATGATGCAGCGGAAGTGAAGAACGATGGAAGCAAACGAGGGTTCCAATCATGGAGCTCGGTGCTTACGGTGAAGCAAGGTTAGGAGGAGAACCCTAACTCTGGTTCGATTTGAACTCTGAAGGTGAAAGGAGAAAAGCTAAAAGGCTAGTCACTCTCGTATATTTTCAAAGTTAACCGCTACAAAAGGTTGGCCTGCCTTTTTATGATGAAGGCAAGCCGGAAAACGTTAACAGAGAACGGAAATGAAGAAGGTAGTCGTCTATCAATCCTAATAACAAGAAAATGTGTAGAAGGAAACGTGGCCACTTAGTCTATGCAGCCACAACTAAGAAAGTGTCCCTTACCCACGTGTTGAGGGCCCAATAAAAATGGGCTGCATGAACAAGTTGAGGGCCCAATAAGTTAACTTCCGTGATTCACTTGCTGAAGATGCAGCTGGCTTCTGGCCCAAACAACTTTATAACAATTAATCAATGTTAAATTTGAACAACATAACTTACTTAATTAGAAATTCAAGCATGGAGTGAAGGAACAACAAAATGAGTTTTGTCTaacatagaaattaaaatataattttttcttcaggCAAATCATTTCATTATGTCTCGTTAATGGCATTGCAGATCATGcaaaggacaatgatattttaatttatttctaactCACCACTTCAATCATTCTTATATCAACACATCAcatcattaaaataatcaaaacagATGATTTAAAAGTGACAAGAGTAATGGATTAAAGTGAGtccaaaaaaatggattaaaatatcattatccttctACAAAACCTAAATAAGTCTGCAGACTAGAAAATTTAATATGTCTTACTCTTTCTTGTGAGCTAACGGAATAGTCCACATAATTCACCCATATACTCATCCTAATTTTACTCGATTTACAAAATTCTTTCTTACAAAAATACTTATACCATTGtttccaatttttaaatatcttcAGCCAACATTAAACCAATTATAAACTATGTCAAATAATCATATACACTACAATATAAACaacatattattcattttcaatatcataaactaaataataatatatcagtGCAagaattttaatgttatttaacaCTTTAATCACAAAAACTTGatgatacaaaataataatacatgcatgttaaattttttttctcagcAGCCATTAAAGACATCAACCctatacttttataataatattaagtctTCAGCCAATAAAGTTGATAAATACATAtgctatttttttagttatcttAAATTCCATATTATACAATACAcatcacatattttatttcatacacAATCACTGAAATAGGTTATAAATGATAAACAAAAGGGTCATAAATTATGCTCACTCTTAAGTTACtataaaaattcatttcattGGTTGCAAGATCAGTCTAAGGTTtcttagtattttattttatatttaattttttctacagAGAAATTGAGAAGtatgattaatatttaaatttttaaaactatattatgtaattttctaaTTGTAACAATTAGATTTCctctaatatataatttcattttattttctcactCCATAATAAATAGCCAAgagtataaaaaagaaaatattacttCTTTGacttgcaaaagaaaaattaaaataagctTTTTCACTAGAAAAGTCAAGTAGAATCTGCATGTTAGGTCACACATCTCAAGAGAATCtcaattaatacaaaaaaaattagtatttattttaGGTACCAATTCATTATCAATCGAGATAACCCATGATATCATGTAtgtatattataagaaaatgtgGTGAGagaatatatttatatgatattatattaataaataattatttatttaagtacgtagtaaaaaacttattttctaaGCATTTGTATATATTAGACTTGAATACATTTTCATAACCTAAGATATTAgtatctaatatttttatatatctctTGTACACCAAAAGGAGAATATGGATACGTTAACATTGTGTATTTtcatgatattattataaattccGTAAATACGTGTTAGACGTATGTAATTGTTCATaacttaattgaattaaatgttacaaaaattgttgaaatcattactagtaaaaaaattatatttttataaccaataagtcaattttaatgagattgtttttaattttttttcgtttattttataattttttggaacatGTATGTCTTCATTTTCAacttatatttaacaaataacaaatatatgtataaaaatttgtcATCAGTATCACTTATGGTAAGAGTAGtcataataatatttcttttcattAGTCAACACCATTTATACCATCTCATCTTTTGAATAATAGCATATTTTGCTATTGCGAGAAGAAACTTAAATGTAACAATTGTCACTATTATGGTTAATAAGACTTGTAATAAAGGTGTTGTTTATAtgatcatttataatttatttatctaaattatttttatatttttttattaaacatacaTTCATAAGgtcaaaatgtatttatttaatatttaaaactttaattacaataaagtattaaatatttattaattaaataattggtgagattaatattatttattaaaagaaataattatttatcaaaatgaaaaaaatataatataatagttactgacaaattcaaaaacaataaatgcataaaagttcatattatattaaaatttattaatttaatatttacaacATTAGCTACAATGGAATGtttattagttatataattAGTCAAACTACtattctcaattaaatttattaatttatttaaatttattaaatgagtaattactatttattaattaaataattagtaaaaattattCTTCTCTTGATAGACATCTCAATAGGCTTTTACATATTTAAGTGTATCAATTTTTGTGGGATTCTTAAAGCACGATTTATTCAGTCTTTAGTTGATAAGATTTGTAATTAGATTGATTTTTGGAAAGGGAGATTGTTTAGTATAATAGGAAGAATTTAACTAGTAAATTCGGTAATTGTTGGCTTGTTATCTTTTAACTTTAAGGTTTACAAATAGCCTATATATTAAGCTTCTTTTTGAGGTGGAACAATGGATTCGAAATTTTGTTTGGATTGGTGATTACAAAATTGGGGACTGTTAACTATTAAATGGTCAATCTTGTGCGATTCTAAGGAGAATTCTAGTTTGGAGGTTACAAATATTCATTTAGAGGTTAGTAATATTTAGTTGGAGAATAAAGTTTGTTTGCTATGTTTAGCCTGAATTGAACTTATGTGTATTTCATTTCTTAAGTCTAAGTATAAGAAATATATGTTCATTAAATAATCATCAATCTGGCATGATATTAAGATGCATATGATGttgttcttaaaaatattttttaaacattaggTAAGGGTGATTGTATTATGTTGACAAGGGAAGATTGTCATACAATATACaagtttttgatgatgtccatatGCACATTGATAGTGTCCTAGATCTGTTACTAGCTTTGTTAGAGCTGCCCAAATCTATAATGGTAGTGTCAATCTAGAACTATTGTAAGCCAAGCTTAATGCATTTAAAATCAACCTAATCAAGGATAAATCTAAACCAAGCAAAGTTTTCTATATCTCAATAATTGATTAGCTAACTAATCTAATCAATTAAGTTGATCATTAGAGCCACTAATACAAGACCTGAATTCGATAATCGATTATATTATTTCCCCAATCAATTAATCTCATCAAAAGCAACCTTATCTTTAAAAATCAACATTGTCTCTCATGTAAAATAggaattttgaagtaaaaaaggGGAATTACTAAGATTGAGAGAGTTCTCGAGTTCTTGGTGAAAAGCTTGCCTAGGACTTTGAAGTTCACCAAGAATCAATTAAGATAGGTTTGATCTTAAGGCTTCTTGCTTGGCAATAGGATTGGGTTGTAAAATCTGCACTTTCATATGTACTCGTTTCATTTACTTGTTGTATTtctcaattttgtaaaatttgcaCCTCTAGGTgcaccatttttattttaacattttatttataacatttgtTTGCATATATactcataaataaatatttaagcttttaaatattttctaagctTTGAATTGATcgattaacatttttaatttgacaaatttacacttacatgttaaattactctattataattaataattggaacttaatttgtaaatgttaatgatttaaattataatgatatttcatatttacatttttacaaaaatataatatgaattttttttttaaattttaaaaaatatataaaaaataaaaatggtttaaCGATTCAAGACGAGCTAATTCGTCTTTGGCAGACCAGATCAAAACGAACTGACggattgaaaaatataatctaaCCCACCCTATTTTGGCAAGCTGACAGGCTAGTAGACTAACCCGTCGAATCCAGTTCGCTTTGTCATCCATAGTTTTAGTTTAGAGGGTGTCAACATATAGAATCATAATGATGTCAGCATACTTCCACATTAATTATGCTCATTTAGGCAAAAGTACATGGGAACCAttggaatttaatttcttttcatttaatttaagaCAAAatcatgacaatttttttttttcaatagagTCATTAATTTGTAACTGCATTTATCCGTGGTAACATAAAAAAGTTTTCATAACAAGTTATTGTTCATTAATTACTTATTACTAATTTTGTatgcatatatttatataagttGACAAATATTTTATGGAAGAAAGAGATTTTTTGGGTGCTGAACGTTGAAAGTAGCATAGTTGTGTGTGAAGAGAAAGAAGATCATTTGCGTGTTTGGTTGAGTCTAAGAAAGTCATAGGATGTTCATTAAACGCGAAACATGAGTGATTGTTCTGTGCGTAGTTTCAGAATTTTGATGAGAATTTATAGGCAAACGTGGGAATCTGAAGACAAATCCAAAGACATAGTTTTGGTTTTGTTCAGAAGTGAAGATTTTTTTGGGTAtggaaagaggaagaagagtgAGTGATTATGCAGAAGATGGAACTGTGGATCTCAAAGGAAAACCTGTTCTCAAAGCTAAGAGTGGTGGTTGGAAAGCTTGTTCTTTTCTTCTTGGTAACCTTCTTCTTCTCACTTTTATCATCATTTCACAACTTTAACACTTTTTTAACATTTACATGTTTATATCTATCCAAATTTTAGATTCCAtgtagaaaattaattttaaccatCATAAAATAactagtttttttctttatatatatttacatattttttttcatatattttgtttagtttcgTAAACTAATTTTGAAGACATTGCTACGTGTTTAAAAGATTGTTTTCTTGgtaagaagagaaaaaaaaaattgaaacgatgaagaggaagaaagaaaggataTAAGAAGTGAgattgcagagagagagagaagagtgaaaaaagagagatgatgtgattttggaatataaaaaagaagaaaaattgaagTTGAACGTGGAATGTTAGTTTGTCAACGTATTTTGGcatatatgttattatataggtttcttctaaaatttaaacttgtttataataataaatcatgTGGATATGCTATcaatattatgttttaagttatgtaaaaaaaaatcatgtttagatcttttatgttcatattattagttataattagatgattaataaaaaaatattaattaaaatgattaacataataaaaagcATCTTAAATTGATGTGATTAGATTATTGCTAGGTGagtaattaagttaaataattatttattattttatcaattactTATACTTTTATTGAATGAGGGGTGAATTAAGTTCTTGAATGTGTCttatgttatcaaatttaatcCTTGAAATGATTTATTAAAGGTGTGAATTGGTTATATAGCTTGACGAGTATATTGGTTGTGATTTATAAAAGTGTTAAAATGAATGTAATCATATAAGTTAATATGAAGAACTCTTAAAATGAGTTACGTCGATACCAAAATATTTATggcataaaatatattatttttttttatttactatggTTTAATTTAAGGCctattttataaagtttgttATATGATATGATATTGTACTCAAAATTTGTACAAAAAGATTACTCCAAAAGATACCAAAacattaactaaaatttattaaccAGCAGAAAATCCAAATTCAGAAAGTAGTATATAAAATTTACTTACTTAATCCTTATAATGGTATGACTTTACTTAGAACTTGGATTCTCCGCTGAATTTTGTTGTGTTATTTTTCTACTGTACCTTTCATAATATACTGATTaccattaattttaatgttttaaaatatattaaaaagatatttaaaataccaatccagtgtatttttaatgttcattaaaaaacaacacaaaaaaaccaGTAGAGAATCTGGACTTCCACTTTATGGATAACATCTTTTGAAGTAGCTGCAATTGAATGGAACTATTTGTTGTTTAGGTCTATGCTGTGATTTTCTAGGTGAATCCTTACCATTATATTGTTGTATGAACATGCAGTCATGCATAAGCCAAACATTGTCATATGTTTCTCATAAGGTTGTGAATATGTAAAACAGAATTGCATTGTCTATTGAATCGATTGGATTTGATTTGGTTGAATAAATCAATGAGATGTGTGATGCAGTATACGAGGTGTTTGAAAGAATGACATACTATGGGATATCATCAAACTTGGTTCTGTATCTGACAAGGAAGCTTCACCAAGGCACTGTCACTGCTTCTGACAATGTCAATAATTGGGTTGGCACGAACTATATAACTCCTATATTAGGTGCCTATGTTGCTGATGCTCACCTTGGTCGCTATTGGACTTTCGTCATTTCCTCTGTTATCTATCTACTGGTATGTCTTTCTACACATTTTACACATCCTTATCAAGTTCAAAGCCAATTCTGCCATGATTTTGTGAAATGAAGTTGTTGTATGTCCAAATCTTTGTGCAAATCACACTAACATGTCTTGTTGAGTGCATCATCAATGAATGAATAAGAAGAGTCAATGTTTAGGTTTATCTTCAGTTTAGGTATTGTACATTGGCTTAGCTTCTACTACCTATCAATTTTTCTGCTAAATTGTTAAATCTGTTGGCTGGGTTGAGAAATTAATGTGTATTGGCATTGGCAGGGTATGTGTCTGCTTACACTATCAGTTTCCCTTCCAAGTTTAAAGCCTCCAGAGTGCCATGAAATGGATGTGACAAAATGCAAGAAGGCCACCACACTACAGTTAGGTGTGTTCTATGGTGCACTATACATCTTAGCAGTGGGTGGTGGTGGAACCAAGCCCAACATTTCCACCATTGGTGCAGACCAATTTGATGATTTTGACCCCAAAGAGAAGGCATATAAACTCTCATTCTTTAACTGGTGGTTTTCCAGCATCTTCGTTGGGACCCTTTTTTCATTCACAGTTCTTGTGTACATACAAGACAATGTGGGGTGGGCTCTTGGTTATGGTATTCCAACTATTGGGCTTGCTATAGCATTCATCACATTCATGGCAGGCACACCCTTCTATAGACACAGATTGGCCTCAGGGAGTTCCTTCACTAGAATTGCAAGGGTTATAGTGGCTGCTGTGAGGAAAAGGAATGTGAATGTTCCTGTTGACTCTACACAACTACATGAGCTTGATGTGGAAGAATACAGAAAGAAAGGGAAATTCAGGATTAATTCCACTCATACATTGAGGTACTATGATCTGTCTGATtctcttctaatttttttgttttaaaaattttcctttcacactGATGGATAATAATTTCTCATCCAAACTCTACTTAAACTTGGaagtaaaattagaatttgttctTGTCTCAACTTTAGTATATTTTGATCTCCAAACTTAAATAATGAATagatataactattttaaaccAAGGACATTAATTGTTAAATGACGTTCGAAGTTGACATTTGAGTTGGAACATGTCAAACATTGTAAACTGTTCAAATATTAGCctaaaatactattttacacatctaaaaaaattaactcaagTTAGGTTAGAAGGATTGTAtctattcatttctaaaatttgaaaaccaaattaTGTCCAAGTTTAAATTCTAATTTCGCGTCAATGTTTtgaaactaaatatatatttaacccattttgaaaatagtttctgaaataatttttaaaagccaaagaagagaaagagTTAGGAGAAGCTTTCTCATCCTGTTCTGTTCTCTTCAAACTTTGTTCAGGGGAAaaacttttagaaaacaaaaaaaagaaatgtgCATAGAGGACAAAATACTTTCAAATGTGCTTAGGCTACAACAGTTTACACAACATAGAATTGTTTTTGAAACCTGCAAACAAACAAGGTGTAGTTCTAGCCTATTTTCTCATTCATTTGATGTGTGATCTTGTTACTATGAAATGTTATGTTCACAAGTACAAATATGCAGGTTCCTCAACAAGGCTTGTGTGAGAAGTAGTTCAAGTACTAGTGAATGGATGCTGTGCACAGTTACTCAAGTAGAGGAAACTAAACAAATCCTGAGGATGATCCCCATCTGGGTTGCTACATTTATTCCAAGCACAATGCTTGCTCAGACAAACACCCTTTTTGTAAAGCAAGGAGTTACTCTTGATAGACACATTGGCAGATTCAACATTCCACCTGCAAGTTTGATTGCATTCACATCTTTCACCATGCTTGTCTGTGTTGTACTCTATGACCGTGTCTTTGTTAAGATCATGAAGAGATTCACCAAGAATCCCAGAGGGATCACTCTTCTTCAAAGAATGGGCATAGGAATCATGATCCACATAGTGACTATGATAGTAGCATCTTTGACAGAAAGGTATAGACTTAAAGTGGCAAAGGAACATGGGGTAGTTCAAAATGGAAAACAAGTTCCTTTGAGCATATTCATTTTGGCTCCTCAATTTGTGCTGATGGGATTAGGTGAAGCCTTCTTAGAGGTTTCAAAGATAGAGTTCTTCTATGACCAAGCCCCAGAAAGCATGAAGAGCCTTGGAACTTCATTTTCCATTACTACTGTTGGCATTGGGAGTTTCATCAGctcttttcttctctccacAGTTTCAAGCATCACTAAGAAAAATGGCCACAAAGGATGGGTTTTGAACAACCTGAATGCTTCTCATCTTGATTACTACTACGCATTTTTCGTGGTTCTAAACTTTCTGAATTTCATCTTCTTCATGTTTGCTGCAAAGTACTTTGTGTACAGAGCTGAAATTTCAGATTCTATTGATGTGCTTGCACAAGAACTGAAGGAGAAGAGATGCGATGTGTCAAACTAAGTTTCAAGTGATTAGTTGATTCAATATCGATTTATAGACAGCTTAATGTTGTAAACTCCTATTTAACACTTTCAATCtagtttttttctctcttctatttTATCATCACATTCTATTTCTCCTGTTAATTAGAGATTGAAAGTGGAAGAAAGAGCATAGCAACAGCTTAAGTGTCAGAATAAAGAACTTAGGAATAGTTTAGTATTTGTAAGCTTATTAAGTTGTTTAGGGTGTGACCATTTTGCTTTTCACTCTCTTCACAATTGGAGAGATATCACATTGCATATTTTGACAGAAAACAAGATTGGAGAaagaaatatgatttaatatagCTGAGCAAGCAAAAGATAGTGTGTATGCTTtctaatgaaaatgaaagatgaatttgcacatgatttttttttatctttaactaCTGTGTGAAAGTTTAGTATTCTCCATCTGCTCCATCtaagaaaaacaattaaatcaGCTTTGCTAGTTGCTTTGGGACTAAATTATAGTACGCACTAAATTGGAATAAAATCTGgtttatataatgaaataattgtggttcagaaaaatgagaaaagtaACTGGGTAATCTACTAATCATTAAGAAATTCAAAGATCtttcaaatcaaattattattctggtaaaaaaatattaagaaaaatttacAATATTAGGGAGGGTTAACCCTCTCACACACACACCCTAATTTTTTGGTCTAAATTTCTGTATATACGTGATTGGtagcaattgacactttttttcaacaaaatcttatatattttaccCCAAATCCTTCCGATTTCTTTATTTCACTCACAATCATGTGTTTAGTTTCACTCAACAGAAAATTCAATGGCAATTCAATAtgaatctttattttaattttataaatttcatggtcattttttaattgttttcaccctttaaattcaattcaatttagttaaatatttattgttattttaaatttgtactattaaaaaatatattgtaaaatgATAGTACAAATAAGTCtcctaatttttatatttgatttattctataaataaaaagatcataacaaataaattattgaagaaaTGCAAAGGTATGAAATTATTTTCCTACTACAAAAATTCTTTTGGTCATAGTTTGCCAAAAGTTGTGCTTGTTTGACAATTGTTTTGACTGAACAGCATGTATTGCCAAGACGTACAAAATGacaaaaaagttaataatatgCTATAATATGCTATAATTATAGCATATTACAAGAATATGCTATAAGAACAGTTAATA is a window from the Vigna unguiculata cultivar IT97K-499-35 chromosome 7, ASM411807v1, whole genome shotgun sequence genome containing:
- the LOC114190267 gene encoding protein NRT1/ PTR FAMILY 5.2-like; its protein translation is MERGRRVSDYAEDGTVDLKGKPVLKAKSGGWKACSFLLVYEVFERMTYYGISSNLVLYLTRKLHQGTVTASDNVNNWVGTNYITPILGAYVADAHLGRYWTFVISSVIYLLGMCLLTLSVSLPSLKPPECHEMDVTKCKKATTLQLGVFYGALYILAVGGGGTKPNISTIGADQFDDFDPKEKAYKLSFFNWWFSSIFVGTLFSFTVLVYIQDNVGWALGYGIPTIGLAIAFITFMAGTPFYRHRLASGSSFTRIARVIVAAVRKRNVNVPVDSTQLHELDVEEYRKKGKFRINSTHTLRFLNKACVRSSSSTSEWMLCTVTQVEETKQILRMIPIWVATFIPSTMLAQTNTLFVKQGVTLDRHIGRFNIPPASLIAFTSFTMLVCVVLYDRVFVKIMKRFTKNPRGITLLQRMGIGIMIHIVTMIVASLTERYRLKVAKEHGVVQNGKQVPLSIFILAPQFVLMGLGEAFLEVSKIEFFYDQAPESMKSLGTSFSITTVGIGSFISSFLLSTVSSITKKNGHKGWVLNNLNASHLDYYYAFFVVLNFLNFIFFMFAAKYFVYRAEISDSIDVLAQELKEKRCDVSN